Proteins encoded within one genomic window of Alteribacter populi:
- a CDS encoding dihydrofolate reductase yields MISMIAAMDENNLIGVNNELPWSLPNDLAFFKRVTTGHTVVMGRKTYESIGKALPNRRNVVISRNTRFQAEGVEVVTDLEDVKNLASQNEEIMILGGQKIFEQLMEDTDRLYITRVHHSFDGDTYFPSFSEQEWEITETYEGKVDDRNQFPHTFYVYDRKK; encoded by the coding sequence ATGATTTCGATGATTGCGGCCATGGATGAAAATAATTTGATCGGAGTAAATAATGAGTTGCCTTGGAGTTTACCTAATGACCTCGCTTTTTTTAAACGGGTAACGACGGGACATACGGTTGTGATGGGACGAAAAACGTATGAGTCGATTGGAAAGGCGCTGCCAAATAGACGGAACGTTGTCATTTCGAGGAATACGCGCTTTCAAGCTGAAGGTGTTGAAGTGGTAACCGATCTTGAGGACGTTAAGAATCTAGCGTCGCAAAACGAAGAAATTATGATTCTTGGTGGACAAAAAATCTTTGAACAGCTAATGGAAGACACAGATCGTTTATACATCACGCGAGTCCACCATTCATTTGATGGCGATACCTATTTCCCATCTTTCTCAGAGCAAGAATGGGAAATCACTGAAACTTACGAAGGCAAAGTCGATGACAGAAACCAATTTCCCCACACCTTTTATGTATATGACCGAAAAAAATAA
- a CDS encoding PTS mannitol transporter subunit IICB, protein MAEQKKGSLKSRVQRFGSFLSGMIMPNIGAFIAWGLITALFIPTGWFPNATFEQLVDPMITYLLPLLIAYTGGKIVYDIRGGVVGAIATMGVIIGADIPMFLGAMIMGPLAGYLIKNIDTVFLPKVKQGFEMLYNNFSAGILGAILAMLGLVGGGPIIVAFTTMLAGGVQAIVNAGLLPLVSIFIEPGKVLFLNNAINHGILSPLGAEQALQQGKSILFLLESNPGPGLGILLAYIVFSKGMARQSAPGAAIIHFFGGIHEIYFPYILMKPLLILAAIGGGMSGIFVFTLFDAGLSSSPSPGSIIAYTLLTPQGNFIGVYGGVIAATVVSFLIASVILKRGAPEDDGDIQGATAKMQDMKGKKSSAAETLSTSTSSTKVEKVVFACDAGMGSSAMGSSILKNKFKKSEINIEVTNTSISNLPSDADIVITHKDLTERAVDKLPDAEHFSVDNFLGSPKYDELVDRLK, encoded by the coding sequence ATGGCTGAACAAAAGAAGGGTTCATTGAAATCAAGAGTCCAGCGATTTGGCAGCTTTTTAAGCGGTATGATTATGCCGAATATTGGTGCATTTATAGCTTGGGGATTAATTACGGCTTTATTTATTCCAACAGGTTGGTTTCCTAATGCAACATTCGAACAGTTAGTAGATCCAATGATTACTTACTTACTGCCATTATTAATTGCTTATACAGGTGGAAAAATTGTTTATGATATTCGTGGAGGTGTCGTTGGGGCAATAGCAACGATGGGTGTTATCATTGGTGCTGACATTCCGATGTTTTTAGGCGCTATGATTATGGGGCCTCTTGCGGGTTATTTAATTAAAAATATTGATACCGTTTTCTTACCTAAAGTCAAACAAGGGTTCGAGATGCTTTACAATAACTTTTCTGCAGGTATTTTAGGTGCGATATTGGCTATGCTTGGCCTCGTTGGGGGCGGTCCTATCATTGTCGCCTTCACAACAATGCTTGCAGGAGGCGTACAAGCCATTGTTAATGCCGGTCTGTTGCCTCTCGTTAGTATTTTTATCGAACCAGGTAAAGTACTCTTTTTAAACAACGCAATCAATCATGGCATTTTGTCACCACTTGGTGCAGAGCAAGCACTTCAACAAGGAAAATCAATTTTATTTTTACTAGAGTCAAACCCGGGTCCAGGACTTGGTATTCTACTTGCATATATCGTATTTAGTAAAGGTATGGCGAGACAGTCAGCACCTGGAGCGGCGATCATACACTTTTTCGGTGGGATTCATGAAATATACTTTCCATATATTCTAATGAAGCCATTACTAATTTTAGCTGCTATCGGTGGTGGAATGAGCGGGATCTTCGTATTCACATTATTTGATGCTGGTCTATCATCATCTCCGTCACCAGGAAGTATTATTGCTTACACGTTGTTAACTCCTCAAGGAAACTTTATCGGAGTTTACGGTGGTGTTATTGCGGCAACAGTCGTATCCTTCTTAATTGCATCGGTGATATTGAAGCGCGGTGCTCCGGAAGACGATGGAGATATTCAAGGCGCAACTGCAAAAATGCAAGATATGAAAGGGAAGAAAAGTTCAGCTGCTGAAACATTATCCACATCGACATCTTCAACAAAAGTTGAAAAAGTTGTGTTTGCTTGTGATGCAGGAATGGGTTCAAGCGCAATGGGATCTTCCATTTTAAAAAATAAATTCAAAAAATCTGAGATTAATATTGAGGTAACCAATACTTCAATTAGCAACCTGCCAAGTGATGCTGACATTGTCATTACGCACAAAGATTTAACAGAACGAGCTGTTGACAAACTCCCAGATGCAGAGCATTTTTCTGTAGATAATTTTCTTGGCAGTCCAAAATACGATGAACTTGTTGATAGATTAAAATAA